The Budorcas taxicolor isolate Tak-1 chromosome 5, Takin1.1, whole genome shotgun sequence genome includes a window with the following:
- the LOC128048346 gene encoding olfactory receptor 8S1-like: protein MATGNHSSIKEFILLGLSANTPIQALLFVLFLMIYLLTVLGNLLIILVTHTDSTLHTPMYFFLSHLSFQDLFYSSVTVPKMLENLLSQRKVISVEGCMAQVFFVFATTGIEACLLSVMAYDRYAAICHPLLYSQVMRKQLCVRLVWGSWIVAFLDALINILLALDLDFCEVQTIRHYSCELPSLLPLSCSDVSTNAAMLLSSVLLHAIGTCLLIFLSYTRIVSTILSISSTTGRSKAFSTCSSHLTAVILFYGSAILRYLMPTSGSPLELILSIQYSVIIPLVNPLIYSLRNKEVKAALRRTILKYLQCLRQHGRDRP, encoded by the coding sequence ATGGCCACAGGGAATCACAGCAGCATCAAGGAGTTCATCCTTCTCGGGCTGTCTGCCAACACCCCCATCCAGGCTCTGCTCTTTGTCCTGTTCCTGATGATTTACCTTCTGACTGTTCTGGGGAACCTGCTGATAATACTTGTGACCCATACAGATTCTACACTCCATACGCCCATGTACTTCTTCTTGAGCCATCTCTCCTTCCAAGACCTCTTCTATTCTTCAGTCACTGTACCCAAGATGCTTGAGAACCTCCTGTCTCAGAGGAAAGTCATCTCAGTAGAGGGATGCATGGCTCAGGTCTTCTTTGTGTTTGCCACCACCGGGATTGAGGCTTGCCTGCTCtcagtgatggcctatgaccgctatgcTGCCATCTGCCACCCTCTGCTCTACAGTCAGGTGATGAGGAAACAGCTGTGCGTGAGGTTGGTGTGGGGCTCCTGGATCGTGGCCTTTCTGGATGCACTCATCAACATTCTCCTGGCTTTGGATTTGGACTTCTGCGAGGTTCAAACCATCCGCCACTACTCCTGTGAGttgccttccctccttcccctctcctgctCTGATGTCTCCACCAATGCTGCAATGCtgctctcctctgtcctcctgcaCGCCATTGGGACCTGCCTCCTGATCTTCCTCTCTTACACCCGCATTGTCTCCACCATCCTGAGCATCAGCTCCACCACAGGCAGAAGcaaggccttctccacctgctcctcccacctcactGCAGTGATCCTGTTCTATGGCTCAGCCATTCTTCGTTATCTCATGCCAACCTCAGGTTCGCCTCTGGAGTTGATCCTCTCCATACAGTACAGTGTAATCATCCCCCTGGTGAACCCTCTCATCTACAGCTTGAGGAACAAAGAGGTGAAAGCAGCTCTGAGAAGAACgattctaaaatatttacaatgtCTCAGACAGCATGGAAGAGACAGACCGTGA
- the LOC128048342 gene encoding olfactory receptor 8S1-like — translation MALRNHRTITEFILLGLSADPRVQILLLVLYMGIYLLTMMGNLILLLVIRADSHLHTSMYFFLSHLSFLDLCFSSVTLPKLLENLLSKKKTISKEGCLTQAFFVFDIGGTEIFLLSVMAYDRYAAICYPLLYSQVMSGQLCVRLVWASWGLGFLDAVFSIPLAMNLNFCENHIIPHYTCELPSLFPLSCSDISTNVTVLTGSTLLHGFGTFFLIFFSYTRIVSTILSISSTTGRSKAFSTCSSHLTAESFFYVSAFLRYLMPTLGSPLELIFSIQYGIVTPLANPLIYSLKNKEVKTALRRTLGKCLQW, via the coding sequence ATGGCCTTGAGGAACCACAGAACCATCACTGAGTTCATCCTCCTTGGGCTGTCTGCTGACCCCAGAGTCCAGATACTGCTCTTGGTGCTTTACATGGGGATTTACCTCCTAACCATGATGGGGAACCTGATTCTGCTGCTGGTGATCAGAGCTGATTCCCATCTCCACACATCCATGTACTTCTTTCTGAGTCACCTCTCTTTCCTGGATCTTTGCTTCTCTTCAGTCACACTTCCCAAGCTCCTGGAGAACCTCCTgtctaaaaagaaaactatttcaaaGGAGGGCTGCCTGACTCAAGCCTTCTTTGTGTTTGACATTGGAGGGACAGAAATCTTCTTGCTCTCAGTGATGGCCTATGATCGCTATGCTGCCATCTGCTACCCTCTGCTCTACAGTCAGGTGATGAGCGGCCAGCTCTGTGTGAGGCTGGTATGGGCTTCATGGGGCCTGGGTTTTCTGGATGCAGTTTTCAGCATCCCCCTGGCTATGAACTTGAACTTCTGTGAGAACCACATCATCCCCCACTATACCTGTGAACtgccttctctcttccctttgtcCTGCTCTGATATTTCCACCAATGTCACTGTCCTGACAGGCTCCACACTGCTACATGGCTTCGGTACCTTCTTCCTGATCTTCTTCTCCTACACACGCATTGTCTCCACCATCCTGAGCATCAGCTCCACCACAGGCAGGAGcaaagccttctccacctgctcctcccacctcactGCAGAGAGCTTCTTCTATGTCTCAGCTTTCCTCCGTTATCTCATGCCAACCTTAGGGTCACCTCTGGAGCTAATCTTCTCCATACAGTATGGTATAGTTACTCCGCTAGCAAATCCCCTCATCTATAGCCTCAAAAACAAAGAAGTAAAGACAGCTCTGAGAAGAACGCTGGGGAAATGTTTGCAATGGTAG